A region from the Vicia villosa cultivar HV-30 ecotype Madison, WI linkage group LG3, Vvil1.0, whole genome shotgun sequence genome encodes:
- the LOC131662323 gene encoding protein TORNADO 1-like has product MSSNQNLKDLQWFLQAITMENQTLHSISFYLSQPTSHCYQETNNSININISKENHHHFSNLLTSLASSSSSNNTNPTLRNLEFHRVEWESQQVKSLGTLLSNHQTIKQILFKRNRFNGRTMSDLSDILKENKVIKEIMFSESCIGSTGAGLIASSLMVNHSLEELQIWEDSIGSRGAEEISKMIEVNPSLKLLTIFDSNFITATPLISSVLARNRAMEVHVWSGERNGERSSKVVEFVPGDNMLRIYKLNLSGTCRVACSLGMNLTVKSLDMTGVKIKSKCAKEFRWVLEQNQTLKEVNFSRTCLKDKGVVYIAAGLFKNHSLQKLYLTGNLFGGVGVEHLLCPLSRFSSLQMQANVSLKCVTFGGGGTRIGRDGLAAITRFLMTNETVTRFGIHDDESLRPDDFVKIFKSLEKNASLKCLSLQGCKGVQGETLLEIIMETLQINPWIEEVDLSRTPLHNSGKTIAIYQRLGQNENPEPEIDLIKDMPMTEPKSCRVFFCGQEYAGKTTLCQSISQNFSASSALPYFDQVRTIVNPVEQAVKTVGMKIKTFKDEDTKISIWNLAGQHEFFSLHDLMFPGHGSASIFIIILSLFRKPSNREAKSTAEIEEDLQYWLRFIVSNSKRAVQQCMLPSVAVVLTHFDKINQSSQNLQQTVDSIQRLRDKFQGYVEFYPTVFTVDARSSASVSKLTHHIRKTCKTILQRVPRVYQLCNDLIQILSEWRSENYNKPAMKWKEFGDLCQVKVPYLRIRSRHYNKDTVEMKRKAIATCLHQIGEVIYFDELEFLILDCEWFCGEVLGQLLKLNVKKQHSSENNGFVSKKELEKILRGSLQSPIPGMGSKVFENLEASDLVRMMHKLELCYEQDPSNRNSLLLIPSILEEGRGKPQRWQISSPDCLYAGRHLECDDSSHMFLTPGFFPRLQVHLHNRIKSLMNQHGATYSLEKYLISISINGIYIRVELTGQLGYYINILACSTKNLTDTLRVIQQLIIPAIQSVCHGITMTENIIRPECVRNLTPPRYRRTQFASLQQLKQALLSLPADSMYDYQHTWSSVMDSGRPILQEGFDFARDLLSDDDFREVLHRRYHDLHSLAQELQIPPENNTEGQNQAVTVSNEAEKIEPSFGGIAKGVEEVLQRLKIIEQEIRDVKQEIQGMRYYEHRLLLELNRKVNYIATFNSQVEERKVPNMFYFVKAENHSRKLITSVVSGMTALRLHMLCEFRGQMHVVEDQMGCEMMQVDNMAVKAIAPYMKKFMVMVTLALKIGAHLAAGMGQMIPDLSKEVAHLAGSPLLFGAAGATAAGVVGAAAIGRRNRSTEGSRGIQHDMKAAQQWMVDFLRERKCSTGKDIAEKFGLWRVRYRDNGQIAWICRRHMYARSAEIIEVPI; this is encoded by the exons ATGTCATCAAACCAGAACCTAAAAGACCTACAATGGTTTCTTCAAGCAATCACCATGGAGAACCAAACCCTACACAGCATTTCCTTCTACCTTTCCCAACCAACTTCACATTGTTACCAAGAAACAAACAACTCCATAAACATAAACATCTCCAAGGAAAATCATCACCACTTTTCCAACCTCTTAACCTcactagcatcatcatcatcatccaacaACACAAACCCCACTTTAAGAAACCTGGAGTTTCACAGAGTTGAATGGGAGTCACAACAGGTAAAAAGCCTTGGAACCCTTCTGAGTAATCACCAAACCATAAAGcaaattcttttcaaaagaaacaggTTCAATGGAAGAACAATGTCAGATCTTTCTGACATTTTGAAGGAAAACAAAGTGATTAAAGAGATTATGTTTTCTGAGTCATGTATTGGTTCTACTGGGGCTGGATTAATAGCTTCTTCTCTTATGGTGAATCATAGTTTAGAGGAGTTACAGATTTGGGAAGATTCAATAGGTTCAAGAGGTGCTGAAGAGATTTCAAAAATGATTGAAGTTAATCCATCACTTAAGCTGTTGACAATTTTCGACTCGAATTTCATCACAGCTACGCCTCTTATATCGTCGGTTTTGGCAAGGAATCGGGCTATGGAAGTTCATGTTTGGAGCGGTGAACGAAATGGCGAAAGAAGTTCTAAGGTTGTGGAGTTTGTACCTGGTGACAATATGCTTCGGATTTACAAGCTTAATCTTTCAGGTACTTGTAGGGTTGCTTGTTCTTTAGGAATGAATTTGACTGTTAAATCACTTGACATGACTGGAGTGAAGATAAAATCGAAATGTGCTAAGGAGTTTAGATGGGTTTTAGAACAAAACCAAACGCTAAAAGAGGTTAATTTTTCGAGAACATGTCTTAAAGATAAGGGTGTTGTGTACATTGCTGCTGGACTGTTCAAGAATCATAGTCTGCAGAAGTTATATCTGACCGGAAATTTGTTCGGTGGAGTAGGCGTCGAGCATTTACTTTGTCCTCTTAGTAGATTTTCGTCCTTGCAAATGCAAGCTAATGTTAGTTTGAAGTGTGTCACTTTTGGAGGAGGGGGGACAAGAATAGGAAGAGACGGTTTAGCAGCAATAACACGGTTTTTAATGACGAATGAGACGGTGACGCGGTTCGGGATACATGACGATGAGAGTTTGAGACCGGATGATTTTGTTAAAATCTTTAAGAGTTTAGAGAAGAACGCGAGTTTGAAATGTTTGTCTTTGCAAGGTTGTAAAGGTGTTCAAGGAGAGACATTGCTGGAGATAATTATGGAGACATTGCAGATTAATCCTTGGATTGAAGAAGTTGATCTTTCAAGAACACCTTTACATAATTCTGGAAAGACTATTGCAATTTATCAGAGATTAGGGCAGAATGAGAATCCTGAACCAGAAATTGATTTGATCAAAGACATGCCTATGACTGAGCCTAAGAGTTGCAGAGTTTTCTTTTGTGGACAAGAATATGCAG GCAAAACCACACTTTGTCAATCAATATCACAAAACTTCTCGGCTTCGTCGGCACTTCCATACTTTGATCAAGTAAGAACAATAGTGAATCCAGTGGAGCAGGCTGTGAAAACAGTAGGAATGAAGATTAAGACATTCAAGGATGAGGATACAAAGATTTCAATATGGAATCTTGCTGGTCAACACGAGTTTTTCTCGCTCCATGATCTTATGTTTCCGGGGCACGGTAGTGCGTCGATTTTCATCATCATATTGAGTTTATTCAGGAAGCCGAGTAACAGAGAGGCAAAAAGCACTGCAGAGATTGAAGAGGATTTGCAATATTGGCTAAGGTTTATAGTTTCCAACTCGAAAAGAGCAGTGCAACAATGCATGCTACCGAGTGTAGCGGTTGTTCTTACACACTTTGATAAAATCAACCAATCATCGCAAAATCTGCAGCAAACAGTTGATTCGATTCAGAGATTGAGAGACAAGTTTCAAGGCTATGTTGAATTCTACCCAACTGTATTCACAGTCGATGCAAGATCATCAGCATCAGTTAGTAAACTCACTCATCACATCCGAAAGACGTGCAAAACAATACTCCAAAGAGTACCGCGAGTTTATCAACTTTGCAACGATCTCATACAGATTTTATCAGAGTGGAGATCAGAGAATTACAACAAGCCAGCAATGAAGTGGAAGGAGTTTGGTGATCTGTGTCAAGTAAAAGTCCCGTATTTGAGAATCCGATCGAGACATTATAATAAAGACACGGTTGAAATGAAGCGAAAAGCTATCGCTACTTGTCTTCATCAAATTGGTGAAGTGATTTATTTTGATGAGTTGGAGTTTCTAATTTTAGATTGTGAGTGGTTCTGTGGTGAAGTGCTTGGTCAGCTCTTAAAGTTGAATGTTAAAAAGCAACATTCTTCGGAAAACAATGGATTCGTTAGTAAGAAGGAACTCGAGAAAATTTTAAGGGGAAGTTTACAAAGTCCAATTCCTGGTATGGGATCAAAGGTATTTGAGAACTTAGAAGCTAGTGATCTTGTCAGAATGATGCATAAACTTGAACTTTGTTATGAGCAAGATCCATCCAATCGAAATTCTCTATTATTGATTCCCTCGATTCTTGAAGAAGGTAGAGGAAAGCCTCAGAGGTGGCAGATAAGCTCACCAGATTGCCTTTATGCCGGACGCCATCTTGAATGTGATGATTCAAGTCACATGTTTCTAACTCCGGGATTCTTCCCTCGCTTACAG GTGCATCTTCACAACAGAATAAAGTCTCTGATGAATCAACATGGCGCAACTTACAGTCTTGAGAAGTACCTCATTTCAATCAGCATTAATGGAATCTACATCAGAGTTGAGCTTACAGGACAACTCGGTTACTATATCAATATCCTTGCATGCTCCACCAAAAACTTGACAGACACTTTAAGAGTCATTCAGCAACTTATAATCCCGGCAATTCAAAGTGTTTGCCATGGGATCACCATGACAGAGAATATTATTAGACCTGAGTGCGTGCGAAATTTGACGCCCCCTAGATACAGAAGAACTCAATTTGCTTCCTTGCAGCAACTGAAACAAGCACTCCTATCACTTCCGGCAGACAGCATGTATGATTATCAACATACATGGAGTTCGGTAATGGATTCTGGAAGGCCTATTCTCCAAGAAGGGTTTGATTTTGCACGAGATCTTTTATCGGATGATGACTTCCGAGAAGTGCTTCATCGTAGGTATCATGACCTACACAGTCTAGCTCAGGAGCTGCAAATCCCACCTGAAAACAACACTGAAGGGCAAAACCAAGCTGTAACCGTAAGCAATGAAGCTGAAAAAATCGAACCATCCTTTGGTGGCATTGCAAAAGGGGTTGAAGAAGTTTTACAAAGACTCAAAATTATTGAACAAGAAATTAGAGACGTGAAACAAGAAATCCAAGGGATGAGATATTACGAACACAGACTCCTACTTGAGCTTAATCGCAAAGTGAATTACATAGCAACCTTCAATTCTCAAGTTGAGGAGAGGAAAGTACCGAACATGTTCTATTTCGTAAAAGCAGAAAACCACTCGAGGAAACTGATCACCAGCGTGGTTTCTGGCATGACCGCTCTTCGTCTTCACATGTTATGTGAGTTCCGGGGACAAATGCATGTTGTTGAAGATCAAATGGGTTGTGAAATGATGCAAGTTGACAACATGGCTGTCAAGGCTATAGCTCCATACATGAAGAAGTTCATGGTGATGGTTACTTTAGCTCTTAAAATAGGAGCTCATCTTGCAGCTGGAATGGGGCAAATGATACCGGATTTAAGTAAGGAAGTGGCTCATTTGGCTGGCTCTCCACTACTCTTCGGTGCAGCCGGGGCAACTGCAGCTGGTGTTGTAGGCGCTGCTGCTATCGGACGCAGAAACAGGTCCACGGAAGGTTCGAGGGGCATTCAACATGACATGAAAGCAGCACAACAATGGATGGTTGATTTCTTAAGAGAAAGGAAGTGCTCCACAGGGAAGGATATCGCAGAGAAGTTCGGACTGTGGCGAGTACGGTACAGGGACAATGGTCAGATTGCATGGATCTGTAGGAGGCACATGTATGCTAGATCTGCAGAGATAATTGAAGTGCCTATATAA
- the LOC131662324 gene encoding uncharacterized protein LOC131662324 — MDSPQSVVSPFRTSILGEGEKHKDVFAQSNSPSSKEIEVNGKETIMSNAEECVGVLDVYIHQARDIQNICIYHKQDVYAKICLTSNPENAVSTKTINGGGRNPVFNDNLRLNVWNVDASLKCELWMLSRVKNYLEDQLLGFALVPLSEVLVQNGKLEKEFSLSSTDLFHSPSGFVQLSIAYTGATPDVMAISAMPGEESARAALQNSETAESLARDLGKIEFPDPKIANEDHLMVSEYFGISCEESQCSDSLANSDAENHSSEAGVRLVESFSACSGESVQVQPPKVDSPPSSVSTNGVSSPSVPESSESSDAAAASKSPGDEQVSGTKEVQKLDVKDGESDSSSVVPNELLPNPIVTVNIEPEPTMVQQDIVDMYMKSMQQFTESLAKMKLPMDITNEPTNSGNSSTEQKLPQSKNANSRVYYGSRAFF; from the coding sequence ATGGATTCTCCACAATCTGTTGTGTCACCCTTTAGAACCTCAATCTTGGGTGAGGGTGAGAAGCACAAGGATGTTTTCGCGCAAAGCAACAGTCCTTCGTCTAAGGAGATTGAAGTCAACGGGAAGGAAACTATCATGTCAAATGCCGAGGAATGTGTTGGAGTGCTTGACGTTTACATACATCAAGCTAGGGATATTCAGAATATCTGTATATACCATAAGCAAGATGTTTATGCTAAGATTTGCCTGACGAGTAATCCTGAGAACGCGGTTTCTACAAAGACTATTAATGGAGGTGGAAGGAACCCTGTATTTAATGACAATCTTCGTCTCAATGTTTGGAATGTTGACGCATCTCTTAAATGTGAGTTATGGATGCTGAGCAGGGTGAAGAATTATCTTGAAGATCAGTTGCTTGGTTTTGCTTTGGTGCCGTTGTCTGAAGTACTAGTTCAGAATGGGAAGCTGGAGAAAGAGTTTTCTCTTTCTTCGACTGATCTATTTCATTCTCCTTCAGGGTTTGTTCAGTTGTCAATTGCTTATACTGGTGCTACGCCGGATGTTATGGCGATATCGGCAATGCCTGGTGAGGAGTCCGCACGTGCTGCTTTGCAGAACTCGGAAACAGCTGAGTCATTGGCCAGAGATTTGGGTAAAATTGAGTTTCCAGATCCTAAGATCGCAAATGAAGATCACTTAATGGTTTCGGAATATTTTGGCATTTCATGTGAGGAGAGTCAGTGCTCTGATAGCTTAGCCAATTCTGATGCTGAAAATCATAGCTCTGAAGCAGGTGTTCGTCTCGTGGAAAGCTTCTCAGCATGCAGTGGTGAGTCTGTGCAAGTGCAACCTCCTAAGGTTGATTCTCCACCGAGCAGTGTGTCGACAAATGGGGTTTCATCTCCTTCTGTACCTGAAAGCTCAGAATCATCTGATGCAGCTGCAGCTTCAAAGTCCCCTGGTGATGAACAAGTTTCAGGCACCAAAGAGGTACAAAAATTGGATGTCAAAGACGGAGAGAGTGATTCGTCTAGTGTTGTTCCGAATGAATTACTCCCTAATCCTATTGTAACTGTCAACATAGAGCCAGAGCCGACGATGGTACAACAGGATATCGTTGATATGTACATGAAAAGTATGCAACAATTTACCGAGTCATTAGCGAAAATGAAGCTTCCCATGGACATTACAAATGAACCAACTAATTCAGGAAATTCAAGCACCGAGCAGAAATTACCGCAATCTAAGAATGCTAACTCCCGTGTCTATTATGGGAGCAGAGCTTTCTTCTAA
- the LOC131658801 gene encoding uncharacterized protein LOC131658801 produces the protein MGMDRSWMRVNRLSAEYKHGVMEFLQFAKSNAKKDLPPSKSNAEESLPTFFLCPCVRCANQEPKPGKKEIMDYLICKGICQSYTQWIWHGEVVANSNVSQRDNVSVEMDDRLEDMMRDIGQDSFKREHAYDSLCNDKDKPLYPGCTNFTRLSAVLKLFNLKAISGWTDKSFIELLELLTQMLPEGNILPIRYYETKKILCPMSLEYEKIHACPNDCILYRKEYVNYNHCLKCKASRYKKRHGESSDDDECKKGPPAKVVWYLPIISRFKRLFANANDTENPRWHAEERKCGAQIRHVADSLQWKKIDSLFPNFGKETRNIRLGRGRGMLWPFIQRSLRNTSTLRSRKASSCGYVRWHHGPRRAY, from the coding sequence ATGggtatggatcgtagttggatgagagTTAATCGATTAAGTGCTGAGTACAAACATGGAGTGATGGAATTTCTACAGTTTGCTAAAAGTAATGCTAAAAAAGATCTTCCTCCTTCTAAAAGTAATGCTGAAGAAAGTCTTCCTACGTTTTTTCTCTGTCCATGTGTTCGTTGTGCAAATCAAGAACCAAAACCTGGTAAGAAAGAAATCATGGATTATCTAATTTGTAAAGGGATTTGTCAAAGTTATACACAATGGATATGGCACGGTGAAGTAGTAGCAAACTCAAATGTGTCCCAAAGAGATAATGTTAGTGTAGAAATGGATGATCGTCTGGAAGATATGATGCGTGATATTGGACAAGATTCGTTTAAGAGGGAACATGCGTATGATAGTTTATGCAATGACAAGGATAAACCTTTGTACCCGGGATGCACAAATTTTACACGTTTGTCAGCcgtgttaaaattgtttaatctaAAGGCAATTAGCGGGTGGACTGACAAAAGTTTTATCGAATTGCTTGAATTGTTGACACAAATGCTTCCAGAAGGTAACATACTACCAATTCGTTATTATGAGACAAAGAAAATATTGTGTCCGATGAGTTTGGAGTatgaaaagatacatgcatgccctaatgattgcatattatacagaAAAGAGTATGTAAACTATAATCATTGTCTGAAGTGCAAGGCGTCACGCTACAAAAAGAGACATGGTGAATCTAGTGATGATGATGAGTGCAAAAAGGGTCCTCCCGCGAAAGTGGTATGGTACCTACCGATAATTTCAAGGTTCAAGAGATTATTCGCTAATGCTAACGACACAGAGAATCCTAGATGGCATGCAGAAGAAAGAAAATGTGGTGCACAAATTCGACATGTAGCTGATTCTTTACAATGGAAGAAAATAGATTCTTTGTTTCCAAATTTTGGCAAAGAGACGAGAAACATTAGACTTGGACGAGGAAGAGGAATGTTGTGGCCCTTTATCCAGAGAAGTCTTAGAAACACCTCTACCCTTCGGTCTAGAAAAGCTTCCTCCTGTGGGTACGTACGATGGCACCACGGACCTAGACGAGCATATTGA